The Candidatus Epulonipiscium sp. genome window below encodes:
- a CDS encoding PDZ domain-containing protein: MHYLVKVIYTILQQVATAIFHPWFLIVLYLIYKMYRKNESLELQSLSFVKKKVSARMVQSVLSGILVGIGASIVLVLIGLPIYLSEYMVFLLPISILLAIVNFRYLCFSYAGGILGFLTLVFNGQMLLGYKLPDIDLDIPGIIALVGILHLMEAGLIFIEGSKDSIPIAIKKEGKIAAAYMMQKYWPLPFALLVIEIVTSLPNGTIEMPDWWPLMKNIMDNQNTILIYSIYPIAAVLGYGDIAVTTSPEKKSRRNSLLLMLYSLILIFTAILAPNRQWMQVMGIILMPLLHEILIVQSQRRERFSKPLYMYPDKGVRILELKPESIGERIGLKRGDIISKINGTPIRDYIHLRAVLNNYYTFLWFDIITPSGEKKYLEHRAYPEGINELGIIPLMDQPITVYRLENMESIGLFNMMKK, translated from the coding sequence ATGCATTATTTGGTGAAAGTTATTTATACAATACTACAGCAGGTAGCAACAGCGATTTTCCATCCATGGTTTTTGATTGTACTTTATTTAATATATAAAATGTATAGGAAAAACGAGAGTTTGGAATTACAAAGCTTATCCTTTGTAAAGAAAAAGGTATCTGCTAGGATGGTGCAATCTGTATTAAGTGGTATTTTGGTCGGAATAGGAGCCAGTATAGTATTAGTTCTAATTGGTCTTCCTATATATCTTTCGGAATATATGGTATTTCTTTTGCCCATATCTATACTTCTTGCTATAGTTAATTTTAGGTATTTATGCTTTTCCTATGCTGGCGGTATATTGGGTTTTTTGACTTTAGTTTTTAACGGCCAAATGCTTCTAGGATATAAATTGCCCGATATAGATTTGGATATCCCGGGGATTATTGCACTTGTGGGAATATTACACCTTATGGAGGCAGGGCTTATCTTTATTGAAGGATCAAAGGACAGCATCCCTATTGCAATTAAAAAAGAGGGGAAAATTGCTGCAGCATACATGATGCAGAAATATTGGCCTTTGCCCTTTGCCCTGTTAGTTATAGAGATAGTAACTTCTCTCCCCAATGGAACCATAGAAATGCCAGATTGGTGGCCCCTTATGAAAAATATAATGGATAATCAAAATACAATACTCATTTATTCTATATACCCCATTGCGGCAGTATTAGGGTATGGAGATATAGCTGTAACAACAAGTCCCGAAAAAAAATCAAGAAGGAACTCCCTTCTTCTTATGTTGTATAGCTTAATACTTATATTTACAGCCATACTTGCTCCTAATAGGCAGTGGATGCAAGTGATGGGAATTATACTAATGCCCTTGCTACATGAAATTCTTATTGTTCAAAGTCAAAGAAGAGAAAGGTTCTCAAAACCATTATATATGTATCCCGATAAAGGGGTTAGGATTCTTGAATTAAAGCCAGAGAGCATAGGAGAAAGGATAGGGTTAAAAAGAGGGGATATAATAAGTAAGATAAATGGAACCCCAATAAGGGATTATATTCACCTAAGGGCAGTATTAAATAATTATTATACTTTTTTATGGTTTGATATTATTACCCCAAGTGGAGAAAAAAAGTATCTAGAGCATAGGGCATATCCTGAGGGAATAAACGAGTTGGGAATTATCCCGCTAATGGATCAGCCGATAACAGTTTATAGACTAGAGAATATGGAAAGCATAGGATTGTTTAACATGATGAAAAAATAG
- a CDS encoding S41 family peptidase, translated as MENKKTFLNGLALGMAIIIFVNISFLGFKTVMGMSGGIKLGTNQKVNKIISYLNKFYVDKIDMESLEEGMYRGIVGGVGDPYTVYMDKGQFEDFQIETSGRYAGIGVVVSVDQTDKLITVVSPFEGSPGAKVGLLPGDKIIKVNDFEVTGEDLNEAVSMMKGPAGTKVKVTIYRKNELETFETEITRANIDYPTVSHKMLENSIGYIQIISFDEVTYNQFMDAYKDLQKQEQKAMIIDLRNNPGGLLNVVTKIADQLIPEGLIVYTEDKNGKRDTYMSDANEIKIPLVLLVNENSASASEILSGAVKDHNKGKLVGTTTFGKGLVQSLYPIGDGSAIKITISKYYTPSGICIQGIGIEPDYVVELPEGLRSKLSLEEDEDSQLKKAIEVLKEQL; from the coding sequence ATGGAAAATAAAAAAACATTTTTAAATGGTTTAGCCTTAGGTATGGCTATTATTATTTTTGTAAACATATCCTTTTTAGGATTTAAGACTGTAATGGGTATGTCAGGAGGCATTAAGCTAGGCACTAATCAAAAGGTAAACAAGATTATCTCCTATCTAAACAAATTTTATGTAGATAAAATCGATATGGAATCCCTTGAAGAGGGGATGTATAGAGGGATTGTAGGAGGGGTAGGAGATCCTTACACAGTATATATGGATAAGGGACAGTTTGAGGATTTCCAAATAGAAACCTCCGGCAGATATGCGGGAATCGGTGTTGTTGTTTCTGTAGATCAAACAGATAAACTAATTACAGTTGTTTCACCATTTGAAGGTTCTCCGGGGGCTAAGGTAGGGCTCTTGCCTGGGGATAAAATAATTAAAGTCAATGATTTTGAGGTTACCGGTGAGGATTTAAATGAAGCAGTATCTATGATGAAAGGGCCTGCAGGGACCAAAGTAAAAGTAACAATTTATAGGAAAAATGAGTTAGAGACTTTTGAAACAGAAATTACTAGAGCAAATATTGATTATCCCACAGTTTCCCATAAGATGCTTGAAAATAGTATTGGGTATATACAAATTATATCTTTTGATGAAGTAACCTATAATCAATTTATGGACGCTTACAAAGATTTACAAAAGCAGGAACAAAAAGCCATGATTATAGACCTTAGAAACAACCCAGGGGGATTACTCAATGTAGTTACAAAGATTGCAGACCAACTAATTCCAGAAGGCCTAATCGTTTATACAGAAGATAAAAATGGTAAAAGGGACACATATATGTCCGATGCCAATGAAATAAAAATTCCTCTAGTATTGCTGGTTAATGAAAATAGTGCCAGTGCTTCTGAAATTCTTTCAGGGGCTGTAAAGGATCATAATAAAGGGAAATTGGTAGGAACTACTACCTTTGGAAAAGGATTAGTTCAATCCCTTTATCCTATAGGAGATGGTTCTGCCATTAAAATTACTATTTCAAAATACTATACTCCTAGTGGTATATGTATACAGGGTATAGGAATAGAGCCTGATTATGTAGTAGAACTACCAGAGGGATTAAGATCTAAGTTATCCCTTGAAGAGGATGAAGATAGTCAGCTTAAGAAAGCCATAGAGGTATTAAAAGAACAATTATAA
- a CDS encoding peptidoglycan DD-metalloendopeptidase family protein — translation MEKGIKRGLIILMVIILGSAPFFTVWADSVSDKKNKLEDVKSNLKNAKESLRKTKEEKESIMHNIGELDSELEKVKGYLQDIESQLKTLEAEMNQKQEELELAEDEREIQYEAFKDRLKYMYMNKKVGYMQVLLHSKNFSDFLNRVDVISKIVEYDQKLMKNMKENEEKIKNQKQELKDKQGEVALVRKHQLGIKHSIEETMEEKEIALMELDEDELTWMKLIKEEEEISKQLEKEIIELTKRSKRVYSGEKFEWPLPGYYTLSSTYGGRVHPIYGKQEFHTGIDIPAPKGVGVLAAADGEVIASGYINGYGYTVIIDHGSGVSTLYAHNSQLVVSVGQVVKRGQVISKVGSTGNSTGNHSHFEVRINGNHTNPMQYFSK, via the coding sequence GTGGAAAAGGGTATCAAACGTGGGTTAATTATACTTATGGTTATTATACTAGGAAGTGCTCCTTTTTTTACCGTGTGGGCTGATTCTGTAAGTGATAAAAAAAATAAACTTGAAGATGTAAAGAGCAATTTAAAGAATGCAAAGGAAAGTTTAAGGAAGACTAAGGAAGAAAAAGAAAGCATTATGCACAATATAGGAGAGTTAGATAGTGAATTAGAAAAAGTAAAGGGATATCTTCAAGATATTGAAAGTCAATTAAAAACTTTAGAAGCTGAAATGAATCAAAAACAGGAAGAGTTAGAACTAGCAGAAGATGAAAGGGAAATCCAATATGAGGCATTCAAAGATAGATTAAAATATATGTATATGAATAAAAAAGTTGGATATATGCAGGTATTACTTCATTCTAAGAACTTTTCTGATTTTCTTAATAGGGTAGACGTTATATCAAAAATTGTAGAATACGACCAAAAGTTAATGAAAAACATGAAAGAAAATGAAGAAAAGATAAAAAACCAAAAGCAAGAGTTAAAAGATAAACAAGGGGAAGTTGCTCTTGTTAGAAAACATCAATTAGGAATAAAACATAGTATAGAAGAAACCATGGAAGAAAAAGAAATAGCTCTTATGGAATTAGATGAAGATGAATTGACTTGGATGAAACTTATTAAAGAGGAAGAGGAAATTTCCAAACAGTTAGAAAAAGAAATTATAGAGCTTACAAAAAGAAGTAAAAGGGTTTATAGTGGCGAAAAGTTCGAATGGCCACTTCCAGGATATTATACCCTTAGCTCTACCTATGGGGGAAGAGTGCATCCAATATACGGAAAACAAGAATTTCATACGGGGATAGATATACCTGCTCCTAAGGGTGTAGGAGTGCTAGCAGCGGCTGATGGCGAGGTTATTGCTTCTGGTTATATCAACGGATACGGTTATACAGTAATTATCGATCATGGTAGTGGTGTAAGCACCTTATATGCCCATAATTCTCAGTTAGTTGTATCTGTAGGACAGGTAGTAAAAAGAGGACAAGTCATTTCAAAGGTAGGAAGCACAGGAAATTCTACAGGAAACCATAGCCACTTTGAGGTTAGAATTAACGGAAATCATACGAATCCCATGCAATACTTTTCAAAATAA
- a CDS encoding ABC transporter permease: protein MMKIRTIKYFAGQGLRGIWRNRLMSLASMGTIASCLMIVGIFYCIAVNVDYMLETLEETGGITVFYTEDVSEKKTEALKQQINNIEHIKNIVYISPEDALNKEKKEWGEYASLLEGLENDNPLPPSFEIALEDIRYQKNVVEQLTKIEGIEVRYLEEETKILIGFNNMIRIISLVLILVLGFIGIMLMDNTIRLTVYVRKSEINIMKYIGATDWFIRWPFIIEGIIIGLIGAVIPLGILWFSYNFITELIYEKNTLIQNILSFRSTEEIFQVLSPVSLAIGISIGIIGSSISIRRYLKA from the coding sequence ATGATGAAGATTAGAACTATTAAATATTTTGCAGGTCAAGGTTTAAGAGGGATTTGGAGGAATAGATTAATGTCCCTTGCATCTATGGGAACTATTGCTTCTTGTTTAATGATTGTAGGAATATTCTACTGCATAGCGGTTAATGTAGATTATATGCTAGAAACCTTAGAGGAGACCGGTGGAATCACAGTTTTTTATACAGAAGATGTATCAGAAAAAAAGACAGAAGCTTTAAAACAACAAATAAATAATATTGAACATATAAAAAATATCGTCTATATTTCTCCAGAAGATGCACTTAATAAAGAGAAAAAAGAATGGGGAGAGTATGCTTCGCTTTTAGAAGGATTAGAGAATGATAATCCCTTACCACCATCCTTTGAGATTGCTTTAGAAGATATTCGGTACCAAAAAAATGTAGTTGAACAGCTAACTAAGATTGAAGGAATTGAAGTTAGGTACCTTGAGGAAGAAACAAAAATACTTATTGGTTTTAATAATATGATTAGAATTATCAGCTTAGTACTTATTCTCGTTCTAGGTTTTATAGGTATAATGTTAATGGACAATACTATTCGTCTTACAGTCTATGTAAGAAAGAGTGAAATTAATATCATGAAATATATAGGTGCAACTGATTGGTTTATTAGATGGCCTTTTATCATTGAGGGAATTATCATCGGTCTTATTGGGGCTGTTATACCTCTTGGTATACTCTGGTTTTCTTATAATTTTATCACAGAACTTATATATGAAAAAAATACACTTATCCAAAATATATTAAGCTTTAGATCGACAGAAGAAATTTTTCAGGTATTGTCTCCGGTATCGCTAGCTATAGGAATCAGTATTGGTATTATAGGGAGCAGTATATCTATTAGAAGGTATCTTAAGGCTTAG
- the ftsE gene encoding cell division ATP-binding protein FtsE, translating into MIRLQNVTKTYPNGTEALKDVSLSIDKGEFAFIIGNSGSGKSTLLKLLLKETEPSQGEIIIHGKEVNKLRKNRIPYLRREMGVVFQDFRLLPNKTVYENVAFAMQIVEATPKEIRRNVPMVLSMVGLAKKARVYPGQLSGGEQQRTALARAIINNPPILLADEPTGNLDPGTSWEIMKLLKDINHRGTTVVIATHEKDIVDKMKKRVIEIKEGVLIRDLQKGGYNDED; encoded by the coding sequence TTGATTAGATTACAGAATGTAACAAAAACTTATCCAAATGGCACTGAGGCTCTTAAAGATGTCTCACTTTCTATTGATAAAGGTGAATTTGCCTTCATAATAGGTAATAGTGGTTCGGGGAAATCAACCTTATTAAAATTGCTGCTAAAGGAAACAGAACCAAGCCAGGGAGAAATTATTATTCATGGAAAAGAAGTAAACAAATTAAGAAAAAACCGCATCCCTTATTTGCGTAGAGAAATGGGGGTTGTATTTCAGGATTTTAGACTACTCCCTAACAAAACCGTTTATGAAAATGTTGCCTTTGCCATGCAGATAGTAGAAGCAACTCCTAAGGAAATAAGGAGAAATGTCCCGATGGTTTTATCCATGGTTGGTCTAGCTAAAAAAGCAAGGGTATATCCCGGCCAATTATCCGGTGGTGAGCAACAAAGGACGGCCCTAGCTAGGGCAATCATAAATAACCCGCCGATACTTTTAGCCGATGAGCCTACGGGGAATCTAGATCCCGGAACCTCATGGGAGATCATGAAATTGCTAAAGGATATTAACCATAGGGGGACCACCGTAGTCATTGCGACCCATGAAAAAGATATTGTAGATAAGATGAAAAAAAGAGTAATAGAGATAAAAGAAGGCGTACTAATTCGAGATTTGCAAAAGGGCGGATACAATGATGAAGATTAG